Proteins encoded in a region of the Flammeovirga yaeyamensis genome:
- a CDS encoding ribonuclease Z produces MSFEITILGSSAAIPSKGRQMTSQHLRIGNQQFLIDCGEATQHQLLNFGISLHKIEHIFISHLHGDHFFGLPGLLSTMHLQRRTEPLYIHGPRGLDEVLLASFKHSKTELNYKVFLYDNPTMFSEVIFENEKITVETIPLTHRVPCTGFLFREKKKQYRIIPEKLPSGLPFEVFRALKRGENIEFNGDTIRYEDVTLPPRKSRSYAFCSDTKYSKSVISKVYGVDLLYHESTFMDRHKDRANITYHTTAKQAGSVAKEAKVKELLIGHFSARYADLTELLEEAQTEFNNTQLAIEGQKFSIVESD; encoded by the coding sequence TTGTCATTCGAGATTACTATATTAGGTTCTAGTGCCGCAATTCCATCGAAAGGCCGACAAATGACTTCTCAGCATTTACGAATTGGTAACCAGCAGTTTTTAATTGATTGTGGTGAAGCAACACAACATCAGTTATTAAACTTCGGCATCAGTTTGCATAAAATTGAGCACATTTTTATCAGTCATTTACATGGCGATCATTTCTTTGGTTTACCTGGATTATTATCCACAATGCATCTGCAAAGACGTACAGAGCCTTTGTATATCCATGGCCCAAGAGGTTTAGACGAAGTTTTATTGGCCAGTTTCAAACACTCAAAAACAGAATTAAACTACAAAGTTTTTCTATACGACAATCCTACAATGTTTTCAGAGGTGATCTTTGAAAATGAAAAAATTACTGTAGAAACTATTCCTTTGACTCATAGAGTTCCTTGTACAGGATTCCTATTCAGAGAGAAGAAAAAGCAATACCGAATTATTCCTGAAAAACTTCCATCTGGACTTCCTTTTGAAGTTTTTAGAGCTCTAAAACGTGGAGAAAATATTGAATTTAACGGAGATACTATTCGCTATGAAGATGTAACGTTACCTCCAAGAAAATCAAGATCATATGCGTTTTGTTCGGATACCAAATATTCTAAAAGTGTGATCTCTAAAGTCTATGGTGTAGACTTGCTTTATCATGAATCTACTTTTATGGATAGACATAAAGATAGAGCGAATATCACCTATCATACCACAGCGAAACAAGCCGGTTCAGTAGCCAAAGAAGCCAAAGTAAAAGAACTTTTAATTGGTCATTTTTCGGCACGCTACGCTGACTTAACAGAACTTTTAGAAGAGGCACAAACAGAATTTAACAATACGCAACTCGCCATCGAAGGTCAGAAGTTTTCTATTGTGGAATCTGACTAA
- a CDS encoding STAS domain-containing protein: MRFSVNKSEKYTVLVPEEEKLDSLKAPQLKAEIVTMFQSGTENLIIDLSSVKYVDSSGLSSILVANRLSTEVNGKLVLAGLNEHVMKLIKISKLESVLELHPTVQEAIEAIFLHEIEKDIEGEED; encoded by the coding sequence ATGAGATTTTCAGTCAATAAAAGCGAAAAATATACTGTTTTAGTCCCTGAGGAAGAAAAACTAGATTCATTAAAAGCTCCGCAATTAAAAGCAGAGATCGTTACAATGTTCCAATCAGGTACTGAAAACTTAATTATCGATTTAAGCAGCGTAAAATACGTTGATTCTTCGGGATTAAGCTCAATCCTTGTAGCTAACAGATTGTCTACGGAAGTAAATGGCAAGTTAGTTTTAGCTGGATTGAACGAACACGTTATGAAACTTATTAAAATTTCTAAGTTAGAGTCAGTTCTTGAGCTTCACCCAACGGTACAAGAAGCGATTGAAGCGATTTTCTTACACGAAATTGAAAAAGATATTGAAGGTGAAGAAGACTAA
- a CDS encoding phosphoribosylaminoimidazolesuccinocarboxamide synthase produces MDAIKSTTLSFENATDVYKGKVRDVYFFDEKIAIVASDRISAFDVVLDRAIPYKGQVLNQIAEKFLKLTGDIVPNWLESAPHPNVHIGKKCDAFAVEMVIRGYLAGHAWREYKAGKRILCGVTLPEGLKENDRLPNPIITPTTKAKEGHDEDISREEILSQGIVSEEDYLKLEEYTQALFAKGQEFANERGLILVDTKYEFGKFNNEIYLIDEVHTPDSSRYFYQEGYEERQKNNEAQKQLSKEFVRQWLIENGFQGKDGQKQPFMSEEFVNSVSDRYIELYENITGETFEKASYHHIEEEIFNSIKNELG; encoded by the coding sequence ATGGACGCAATTAAGAGTACAACCCTTTCATTCGAAAACGCAACGGATGTCTATAAAGGTAAAGTAAGAGATGTTTATTTCTTCGATGAAAAAATCGCTATCGTCGCATCAGATAGAATTTCAGCTTTCGATGTAGTACTAGATAGAGCTATTCCTTACAAAGGACAAGTACTGAATCAAATTGCCGAAAAGTTTCTTAAACTTACTGGTGACATCGTACCTAATTGGCTAGAATCTGCTCCTCATCCGAACGTTCACATTGGTAAAAAATGCGATGCATTTGCTGTTGAAATGGTAATTAGAGGATATTTAGCAGGTCATGCTTGGAGAGAATACAAAGCAGGAAAACGTATCTTGTGTGGTGTGACTCTTCCTGAAGGCTTAAAAGAAAATGACCGTCTTCCTAACCCTATCATCACTCCTACTACTAAAGCTAAAGAAGGACATGATGAAGATATCTCAAGAGAAGAAATCTTATCTCAAGGTATCGTAAGTGAGGAGGATTATCTAAAACTAGAAGAATATACGCAAGCACTTTTTGCAAAAGGACAAGAGTTTGCAAACGAAAGAGGTTTAATTCTAGTCGATACCAAATACGAATTCGGTAAATTTAATAACGAAATTTACCTCATCGACGAAGTACATACTCCAGACTCATCAAGATACTTCTATCAGGAAGGATATGAGGAAAGACAAAAAAATAATGAGGCTCAGAAACAATTATCAAAAGAATTTGTAAGACAATGGCTTATTGAAAATGGCTTCCAAGGAAAAGATGGACAAAAACAGCCATTTATGTCAGAAGAGTTTGTAAATTCTGTTTCTGATAGATATATTGAACTTTACGAAAACATAACAGGCGAAACTTTTGAAAAAGCTTCTTATCATCACATTGAAGAAGAAATTTTCAATTCTATCAAAAATGAATTAGGATAA